From Aptenodytes patagonicus chromosome 1, bAptPat1.pri.cur, whole genome shotgun sequence, one genomic window encodes:
- the DDX47 gene encoding putative ATP-dependent RNA helicase DDX47, which translates to MAAGDGEGQAVEPEAVVEPEAAVEEPRSFKDLGVTDVLCEACDQLGWKMPTKIQVEAIPVALQGRDIIGLAETGSGKTGAFALPILQALLETPQRLFALVLTPTRELAFQISEQFEALGSSIGVHSTVIVGGIDTMSQALALAKKPHVIIATPGRLVDHLENTKGFNLRALKFLVMDEADRILNMDFETEVDKILKVIPRDRKTFLFSATMTKKVQKLQRAALKNPVKCAVSSKYQTVETLQQYYIFIPSKFKDSYLVYILNELAGNSFMIFCSTCNNTQRTALLLRNLGFTAIPLHGQMSQNKRLGSLNKFKAKARSILLATDVASRGLDIPHVDVVINFDIPTHSKDYIHRVGRTARAGRSGKSITFVTQYDVELFQRIEHLIGKKLPAFPMQEEEVMMLTERVAEAQRFARMELREQGEKKRSRNDNDDDTEEAIGVRNKVAGGKKKKRKTF; encoded by the exons GGAGTGACAGATGTCCTGTGTGAAGCTTGTGACCAGTTAGGATGGAAGATGCCAACAAAGATCCAAGTTGAGGCTATTCCAGTAGCTCTCCAAG GCAGAGATATCATTGGACTGGCAGAAACTGGCTCTGGAAAAACAGGAGCCTTTGCTTTACCAATTCTTCAAGCACTACTGGAAACACCTCAGCGATTATTTGCTCTTGTCCTCACACCGACAAGGGAGCTGGCCTTCCAAATCTCAGAGCAGTTTGAAGCTCTTGGATCCTCCATCGGTGTCCACAGTA CGGTTATTGTGGGTGGAATTGACACGATGTCTCAAGCTCTGGCCTTAGCCAAGAAACCACATGTTATAATTG CAACCCCTGGCCGTCTAGTTGATCATCTGGAGAACACAAAGGGCTTCAACTTACGAGCTCTGAAGTTCCTAGTGATGGATGAGGCTGACCGGATCCTTAACATGGATTTTGAGACAGAG GTAGATAAGATATTAAAAGTGATTCCTCGAGACAGGAAGACATTCCTGTTTTCTGCTACCATGACCAAGAAG GTTCAAAAACTCCAGCGTGCTGCTCTGAAGAATCCTGTTAAATGTGCTGTTTCTTCCAAGTATCAGACAGTTGAAACTCTACAGCAGTACTACATTTTCATCCCATCCAAATTCAAG GACAGCTACTTGGTTTATATCTTGAATGAACTAGCTGGAAACTCTTTCATGATATTCTGTAGTACGTGTAACAATACTCAGAGGACTGCTCTACTGCTCCGCAACCTGGGGTTCACTGCCATTCCTCTCCATGGGCAGATGAGTCAG AATAAACGCTTGGGCTCTCTAAACAAGTTCAAGGCAAAGGCACGTTCTATTCTGCTGGCTACTGATGTTGCAAGCAGAGGTCTGGACATCCCACATGTAGATGTGGTAATAAACTTTGATATTCCTACGCACTCTAAG gaTTATATTCATCGTGTTGGGAGAACAGCTCGAGCTGGGAGATCTGGCAAATCTATCACTTTTGTCACACA GTATGATGTAGAGCTGTTCCAGCGCATTGAACACCTGATTGGCAAGAAGCTGCCAGCATTCCCCATGCAAGAGGAAGAAGTTATGATGCTGACAGAGCGCGTGGCTGAGGCCCAGAGATTTGCTCGAATG GAGCTGCgggagcagggagagaagaaGCGATCTCGgaatgataatgatgatgatacaGAAGAAGCTATTGGTGTCAGGAATAAGGTGGCAggtgggaaaaagaagaaaaggaaaaccttctAG